The sequence below is a genomic window from Thioclava nitratireducens.
GGGGGCGCGCGGAACGCGAGCGGGGGCAGAGCCCCCTCCATGCATCAGGTCAGTTCAGCGCCCGCCAGCCGATATCGCGGCGGCAGAAGCCTTCGGGCCAGTCGATCGCATCGACCATCGCGTAGGCGCGGTCGCGCGCTTCCTGCAGGCTCGCGCCGCGGGCTGTCACGTTGAGAACCCGGCCGCCGCTCGCGACGATCTTGCCGTCTTTCTCGGAGGTGCCAGCGTGGAAGACCATGTGCGAGCCGTCCTCGGGCAGCGCGTCGAGGCCGCCGATCACCGAGCCTTTCTCATAGGCGCCGGGATAGCCCTGTGCCGCCATAACCACCGTCATCGCATGATCGGGCGCCCATTGCGCCTGCACTTCGTTCAGCCGCCCTTCCGCGCAGGCCAGCAGCAGGTCGAGCGCCTGTGCGCCGAGCCGCAGCATCAGCACCTGACATTCGGGATCGCCGAAGCGTACGTTGTATTCTACGAGACGCGGCTGGCCGTTCTCGATCATCAGACCGGCATAAAGGACGCCCTGAAAAGGGGTGCCGCGCTTGGCCATCTCGGCGACGGTGGGGCGGACGATCTCGTCCATCGCCTTGGCCTCGATCTCGGGGCTCAGGATCGGGGCGGGGGAATAGGCGCCCATACCGCCGGTATTCGGGCCGGTATCGCCTTCGCCGACACGTTTGTGATCCTGCGCGCCGCCCACGGCCAGCACGTTCTCGCCGTCACAAAGCACGAAGAGAGAGGCTTCCTCGCCCTCCATGAATTCCTCGATCACGACTTCCGCGCCCGCGCTTCCGAAGGCGCCGCCGAAAATCTCGTCGATGCCGTTGAAGGCCTCATCGAGCGTCATCGCGACGATTACGCCCTTGCCAGCGGCAAGGCCGTCTGCCTTGACCACGATAGGCGCACCCTGTTCCCGGACATAGCCCTTCGCGCCTTCCGCGCTGGTGAAGCGGGCATAGGCTGCGGTGGGCGCGTTGCAGGCGTCGCAAATCTCTTTGGTGAACGCTTTCGAGGCTTCCAGCTTCGCGGCCTCCGCCGAGGGGCCGAAGGTCAGGATGCCCTGATCGCGCAGCGCATCGGCCACACCCGCGGCGAGCGGCGCTTCCGGCCCGATCACCACGAAATCGATCGCATTCGCTTCGCAAAGTTCGAGCACCGCCGCCGCATCGCTCGGGTCGATCGCCGCGCAATCGGCGATCTGCGCGATCCCGGCATTGCCCGGGGCCACGATCAGCCGGTCGCATTTCGGATTTTGCTTGATCGCCCAAGCAAGTGCATGTTCGCGCCCGCCGCCGCCCAGAACCAGAATGTTCATCGCTCGCCCCCTTGGCCTTCGCTTTGCTGCCTTCTAAGCTGCGCGAAACCCCGAGGCAAGGCGCCCCGGACCAACGCGAAACAAGGCGGGCAGATGGACCTTCTCGACGACGAAAACGGCTCGAACGCGCATGACTACACGGTCTCCGAGATCTCGGGGCGGTGAAGCGGGTGATCGAGGGGGAATTCGGCCGCGTCCGGGTGCGCGGCGAAGTAGGCCGTGTCTCGACGCCGCGCTCGGGCCATATGTATTTCGACCTAAAGGACGACCGCTCGGTGATCGCTGCCGTCAGTTGGAAGGGGCAGGTGGCGAAAATGCAGGTCCGCCCAGAGGAGGGCATGGAGGTCATCGCCACGGGCCGGATGACGACCTTCGCGGGCCAATCCAAATACCAGTTGATCGTCGACAATGTCGAGCCGGCGGGCGCAGGCGCGCTGATGGCGATGCTGGAGGCGCGGCGCAAGGCGCTGGCCGCCGAGGGGCTGTTCGATGCGGGCCGCAAGAAGCCGATCCCGTGGCTGCCGCGGGTGATCGGGGTGGTGACCTCGCCCTCGGGGGCGGTGATCCGCGACATCCTGCACCGCCTCGCTGACCGCTTCCCGCGCCATGTGCTGATCTGGCCGGTGGCGGTTCAGGGGCAGGCTTGCGCTCCGGAAGTGGCACGCGCGGTGCGGGGCTTCAACGCGCTGGCGCCGGGCGGGAAAATCCCGCGCCCCGATCTGATCATCGTCGCGCGCGGCGGCGGCTCGATCGAAGACCTCTGGGGCTTCAACGAAGAGGCCGTGGTCCGCGCCGTGGCCGAAAGCGACATCCCGGTGATTTCGGCGGTGGGCCACGAGACCGATACGACGCTTGTGGATCACGCCGCCGACCGGCGCGCGCCCACGCCCACCGCCGCAGCTGAGATGGCGGTGCCGGTGCGCGCCGAACTGGCCGCCTGGCTGTCGGAGGCGCAGACGCGGATGATGCGGGGGGCGCGTGGGCGGCTCGATCAGCGGGGCCAGCGACTGCGCGATCTGGCCCGTGGTCTGGGCCGTCCCGAGGCGCTGACGCAACCGGCGAGGCAAAGCTTCGATCTCTGGGCCGAGCGGCTGGGGCCTGCGCTGCGCACGCTGGTTCTGCGCAAGAATACCCGTTTCGCGCCGCTGGCTGCGCAAATCTCGCCGAACCTGCTTCGGCGCTTCATCCGGGATCGGTCGCGGGAGATCGACGGACTGTCGGCGCGGCTCGCTCCGGCACCTGCGGCGCGGATGCGGCGCGCCAAGCAAGATCACACGCAGCTTGCGCGGCGGTTGGATGCGGCGCGGGTGCGGATGATCGGCGATGCGCAAAGGCGCAACCGCGAAGGGGCGGAGCGGCTGACGGGACTGGAAACCCGGCTGGAGCGCTGCCTGCCCGTACGGATCGAAGCGCAGCGCGAACGGCTCGAGCGGCTCGACCGGATGCGCCAGACGCTGGGCTATCGAGAGACGCTCAAGCGTGGTTATGCGGTGGTGCGCGGGCCCGACGGCGTGGTGACGTCGCAGGTGGTGGCGGAGAAACAGTCCGGTCTCGAGATCGAGTTCGCCGATGGCAAGCTCGCGGTCATTCCGGGCGGTGGCGGCAGTGCGACGCCGCCGAAGCCGAAGAAGAAAAAGCCCGATCCGGGACCGTCTCAGGGTAGCCTGTTCTGAAACCTATACGCCGACGTCCGGCCCCTGACAGATCAGCGGGTCGTGGCTTTCCGACAGGCTCACCAGTGGTTCCTGCGAGGGATCGCCCTTGAACTGCGCGACCAGCCCCTTCGCCGTGTCATAGAAGGTCCAGCATTGCAGCGGCGCGTATTCGCCGTAATCGAAGCAGATATACTGCCCGTCCTGATACCAGTCACCTTCCTTGCATTCGCTTTCGGTGAAGGCCCAGATCACCTTGTGGCCGGGCTTGTATTGCTCGGACCCGTAGGGCTGGCCGAAGACCGAATAGGTGATGGTGCGCCCGACGGTGCGCTGATCGAACTGCTCTGCATTGAGAGGCGGACCGAGCGGGTCGGCCGCAGCTGACAGGTTCGGCGCGAGGGCCAGCATCAGGATCAGTATCGGCCGCATCGAGGGAGGCTCCGGCTGTTGCATTGATCCAACCTGCCAGATCGCGGCCCGCTTGCCTAGCGCGCGCTCGCCCCTTCGGCGCCGCGTGGCTCGTCCTGCTGCAGCGCCTTCACGCGCTTGTCCATGACGCGGCGCCAGAGCGGCGGGAACAGCGCCAGCGCCGCCATCGCGGGTAGGCTGCGCGGCAGGACGGGCCGTTGCGGCTCGGTCAGATCGCCAAGCCGAAGGGCGGGATATTCCCGCGCCGGATGCGCATGGTGATCCGAGTGGCGCGGCGCGTTGAGCATCCACAGCGAGGTGATCGGCGCGGGCGCGTCCCAGCTGTGATGCGCATCGACCGGATCGAAGCTGCCATCGCCCCGCCGCCGCCGCGACAACCCGTAATGCTGGACGTAATCGGCGAGCAGGATCTGCAGCTGCGCATAGGCGCAGAGCAGGATATAGGCCACCACGCCCTCGGCCCCGAAGAGCAGTCCGAACAGCACCGCGAACCACAGCCCGCCCAGCAGATAGGACGGGTAGGGGCCGAGCCGCGCGATCCTCGCCTTGATCTGCGCGCTCAGCGGTGCTTTCGGATCGATCGCGGGCAGGCGGGCGAAGCGGTTGCGCTCCATCTCGTAGCCGCCGACGAAGCTGCCGATCCAGGCCCGGGGCGCAAAGGACCAGAAGCCCTCGCCAAGCTGTGCCGAGTTCGGATCGTCCGGCGTAGCGACGAAACGGTGATGGACCAGCCGATGCGCCGAGGTGTGATGGCCGAAGAGCAGCGAGATATAGACCCATTTGCCCAGCAGAAACAGCCGTTTGTCCGGCCGGTGGATCAGCTCGTGCGCGTTGGAATTCGACACCTGTCCGAAGAACAGCCCGAAGGCCAGCCAGACCGCGATCCAGCTCGGGCCCTCCAGCATCGAATGCCCTGACATCGCCGCCACGCCGAGCACGAGCAGCACGAAATGCACCACCGCCAGCGTCGTCGACAGCGCATCGGCCGCCGGGAATTCCGAGCCTTCCGGCGCATCTGGAGAGGGATGCTTCAGTGCCTCGTCGAGGAGGAACATGCACAGCGCGATCCAGACCAGCGCCGCCCAGGCCGCGAGCCCGCCGAAGACGCCCGCCACCAGCAAAAGCGGCACCGGCAGAAGCGTCACGACCGCGAAGCTGTCGACGCCCGGGATCTCGCGCGAGAGCCGCAGCAGATTTGCAAACGCACCGCGAAGGCGGCGCTTGCGCGTCGGGTCATTGCCTTGGGTCACGTGCTGCGGGTCCGGTTCGCTCGACATGGAAAGTTCCATCGTTTTGCGCCATTCTTTCGGCGATTTCGACCATTTTGTGACTCAGCTTGCGGGGGCGGGGCTTTTCTGCGCCAGATGTGGCGATGATGTCCGCAGCTCCGATCAGCCTCGTTATCGCCGCCGTCTTCGCGGCAATCTACCTCGTACGCCATGCGGGGGCGGGGGAAAGCAGCGCGAAAACCCTCGTGAAGACCGCCTCCGTCGTAGCGCTGATCCCGATGGCGGCCGCCCTGGGCGCGCCGCTTGCGATCCTCGCGGGGCTCGCCCTTGGTGCAGCGGGCGACTTCGCCCTGTCGCGCTCTGGCCAGCGCGCCTTCCTGATCGGCATGGCAGCCTTTGCGGCGGGGCATCTGGCCTATCTGATCGGCTTTCTCGAGATGGGCGCGCGGCCCTCGGCATGGACCATCCCTCTCATCGCCCTGGGGCTCTCGGCGGAGTTCTGGCTCATGCCGCGGACGGGCGGGCTGTGCTGGCCGGTGCGGGCCTACATCTGGATCATCGTCGCGATGGCGGCGGTGGCGATGGGCCTGCCCGCGGGCTATCTGCTGGTGATCCTGGGTAGCCTCGCCTTCGTGCTTTCCGACCTGATCCTCGCGCTGGAGATGTTCGTGCTGCACGACGCCGGACGTAAGCGGATCGCGGCGCGCGCGCTCTGGATGCTCTACTGGGGCGGTCAGGCGCTGATCGGCTGGGGCGCGGGATCGGGTTTTGCCGGGGGATAAGCCTTCCATCCAGGACTGCGATGAACTAGGTGGAGCGTAAGGAAAGGCCTGATCCATGTCGTTTTTCAAAAAGCTCAAATCGCGTCTGACGCGTTCTTCCTCAAAGCTCGAGCAGGGGCTCGAGGATATCGTCGCCGAGAATGCCTCCAGTGAAGACGAGGTCGCCGAGACGCCGGAACCTTCGGCGCCCGCGACGCCCGCAGAGACCTCCCCCGAGGCCGCGCCGCGGAGCCGTGCCGAACCGGGGCCGGAGCCCGAACCCGAGCCCCGGCATGATGAGACGATCAACCTCCCCGATCCCACGCCGCCCGCACCCGGCTACGTGCCCGCGCCGGTGACCGAACCGGTCGAAGAGGAACACGCGCAGATCGCAAAGGCCCCGCTCGACGTCGAGCCCGCGCCCGAGCGTCCAAACCCCGAGCCGAAGAAGCCGAGCCTTCTGGGCCGCATCTTCGGCGGCGGAGAGGCGAAACCCGCCGAGCCGCGCCGTGTCCTCGATGACGAGATGCTGGAAAGCCTCGAAGAGCTGCTCATCGCCTCAGACATGGGCGTCGACACCGCGCTGCGCGTCTCGGCAAACCTTGCCGAGGGGCGGATGGGTCGCAAGCTCTCGGTTTCCGAGATCAAGGGGCTTCTGGCCCAAGAGGTCGCCCGGATCATGGAGCCGGTCGCGAAACCTCTGCCGCTTTACCCCAAGAAGCCGCAGGTCGTGCTGGTGGTGGGCGTCAACGGGTCGGGCAAGACCACGACGATCGGCAAGCTCGCCTCACAATTCCGCGCAGCCGGCAAGCAGGTCGTGATCGCGGCGGGCGACACGTTCCGCGCAGCCGCCGTCGAACAGCTGCAGGTCTGGGGCGATCGCGCCGGCGTGCCGGTCCTGACCGCGCCCGAAGGTTCCGACCCGGCTTCGCTTGCCTATGACGCGATGAAGAAGGCCGAGGCCGAGGGGGCGGACCTTCTGATGATCGACACGGCTGGCCGGTTGCAGAACCGCGCCGATCTGATGGAGGAGCTGGCGAAAATCGTCCGCGTGATCCGCAAGGTCGACGAGACCGCGCCGCATAACACGCTTCTCGTGCTCGATGCGACGACGGGGCAGAACGCGCTGCAGCAGGTCGATGTCTTCCGCAAGATCTCGAACGTGTCGGGGCTGGTGATGACCAAGCTCGACGGCACTGCGAAAGGCGGCGTGCTGGTCGCGCTGGCCGACAAGTTCGGCCTGCCGATCCACGCGATCGGGGTGGGAGAGCAGCTCGACGATCTGGCGCCCTTCGATCCGGAGGAATTCGCGCAGGCCCTTGTGGGCCTCGAAGACTGAACCCGCGATTGGGGGCGCCGCCCCCCGCGCTTGCGAGCGCCCCCCGGGATATTTGTGCAAGCCCGAAGAGAGCCCTGCGCCTTTCCTCTTCCCCTTGGTCGAAATATCCCGGGGGTGAATGGCCCTGAGGCCAGAGGGGGCAGCGCCCCCTAGCGCCCGAGATCACGAAGGACTTCCCCTTGAGCGACTGGATCATCTCTGTCTCGGGCACCGAGACCGGCAAGCACCTCGCGCTGGGCCTCGCGCTGCTCGCGGCCTTTCTGCACGCGCTGTTCGGGGCGTTGCAGAAGGGGCGGCACGACCCGTGGCTCAGCCGCGCCGCGATCGATGCGAGCTACGGGATCATCGCGGCCCCTTTCGCGCTCTTCGTGGTGCCGTGGCCCGAGCCCTACATGTGGCCGATCTTCGTGGGCGTGTTCTTCATCCATGTCGGCTACAAGCTGCTGCAGGCGGCCTGCTACCAGCGTGGGGCCTATACGGTGGTCTACCCGGTCGTGCGTGGTACCGGGCCGCTTTTCGCGGTGATCGGGGCGGGGATTATCTTCGGAGAGCATTTCACGATCGGCCAATGGGCCGGGGTGGCCACGCTTCTTGCCGGGATCTACGGTCTTGCGATCTACAACCTGCGCAATGTGACGGTCGATCGAGAGACGATGGTGCCGGCGCTGATGCTCGCCGTGGCGACCGGTGCCTTCGTCGCGCTCTACACCACCTATGACGCCTATGGCATCCGGGCGACCGCCGATCCCTTCACCTTCCTGGCGTGGTTCTTCTTCATCGACGGCTGGTTCATGCCGATCTTCACCGCGCGGCGCTGGACGAAGCTGCCGAGTTCGGAAATGGTGCCGCTCATCAAGAGGGGTGTTATCGGCGCGATTGTTGCTTATTTCTCCTTTGGCTCGATCATGTTGGCGACACGGCTCGACAAGGTGGGCGAGGCGGCGGTGCTGCGCGAGACCTCGACGGTCTTCGCAGCCCTCATCGGCTGGCTCGTGCTGGGCGAGAAAGTTGGGCCGCGGCGTACGGCCCTGATGGCGCTGATCGCGGCGGGGGCCGTGATCGTTGAGATAGCAGGCAGGTAAAGGCAGATGGCAGAGAAAAAGATTTCCCCGTGGGTGAAAGCGGCGCTCGACTGGGGGCCGCTCATCGTCTTCTTCGTCGCCTTCAACCGGCTCAAGGACGGCACCTACGCGATCCTCGGCACCGACTATTCGGGCTTCGTCGTGGCCACCGCGCTGTTCATCCCGTTGATCGCCGCCTCGACGCTGATCCTGTGGGCCTTGACGCGCAAGATCTCGGCGATGCAGATCGCGACGCTGGTTCTGGTGCTGATTTTCGGCGGGCTATCGGTCTGGCTGAACGATCCGACCTTCTTCAAGATGAAGCCGACCATCATCTATCTGCTCTTCGCGGGTATTCTCGGGGCGGGGCTGATCCGCGGCAAGGCGTGGTTGCAGCTGGTGATGAACGAGGCGATCCCGATGGCGCATGAGGGCTGGATGATCCTGACCAAGCGCTTCGTGGGGCTGTTCCTCGCGCTCGCGGTGGCCAACGAGATCGTCTGGCGCACGATGTCGGACGAGATCTGGGTCGATTTCAAGACTTTCGGCCTGCCGATCATCCTGATCGTCTTCATCATGTCGCAGACCAAGCTTTTCGAGCGCCACGGCATCGAAAAGGAAGAGGGGGACGAGGCGGAGAAGTAACTCCGACCTGTCCGCGCCCGCCGCGATCCGTTACACCTGTCGCGACTGTCAAAGCCGGAGCCTCTCATGAAAATCGCCACCTTCAACATCAACGGCATCAAGGCGCGCCATCAGGCGCTGGTCGATTGGCTGAAGGAGGCCGAGCCGGACGTGGTCCTGCTGCAGGAGATCAAGTCGGTCGACGAGGGCTTCCCGTGCGAGCTGTTCGAGGACCTCGGCTACGCGGTCGAGACACATGGGCAGAAAGGTTTCAACGGCGTTGCGATCCTGTCGAAACTGCCGCTGGAGGATGTGACGCGGGGGCTGCCCGGCGATGAGGGTGACGAGCAGGCGCGCTGGATCGAGGCGACCGTCGTCGGCGAGAAGGGCGCGGTGCGGCTCTGTGGCCTCTATCTGCCCAACGGCAACCCGGTGGAACTCGACGATGCGGGGCGACCTGTCGCGGGCGGCAAATACGCCTACAAGCTCGCGTGGATGGAGCGGATGCAGGCGCGGGCCGAGGCGCTGCTCGAACTGGAGGAGCCCTTCGTGATGGCGGGCGATTACAACATCATCCCGCAGGACGAGGATGCCGCGAAGCCTGAAGCGTGGCGCGGCGATGCGCTGGCGCTTCCGCAAAGCCGCGAGGCGTTCCGCCGTATCCTCAATCTTGGCTTCACCGAGGCCTTCCGTGCCCGGGTGCAGGGGCCGGGGCACTACTCGTTCTGGGACTATCAGGCGGGCGCCTGGCAGAAAAACAATGGCATCCGGATCGACCATCTGCTGCTGTCCCCGCAGGCGGCGGACCTGTTGCGCGATGTCGGCATCGACAAGGAAATCCGCGGCCGCGACAAGCCCTCTGATCACGTTCCGGTCTGGATCACGCTCGACGTCTGATCGCGATTGCCGCAACGTCATTTCCTCGGCCTCGCCGCGACTGTGCATAGTGGCGGCGAAAGAGAGGAGACCCCAGATGCAAGACCAGATCAGCCGGCACCCGGTGCCGCAACTCGCCGACATGCCAGAGGATATCCGCACGCGGATCGAGGCGGTTCACGAGAAGGCCGGGTTCATCCCGAACATCTTCCTCGCCCTGGCGCATCGCCCCGACGAGTTCCGCGCCTTCTTCGCCTATCACGACGCGCTGATGGAGCGGCCTGGCAACCTGACGATCGCCGAGCGCGAGATGATCGTCGTGGCGACTTCGGCGGCAAATGAGTGCCAGTATTGCGTGATTGCACATGGGGCGATCCTGCGCATCCGCGCCAAGAACCCGCTGATCGCCGATCAGGTCGCGGTGAATTACCGCAAGTCCGACATCACGCCGCGCCAGCGGGCGATGCTCGATTTCGCGATGAAGGTTAGCCTGCGGGCGCAGGAGGTCGAGGAGGCTGACTACGAAGCGCTGCGCGCCCATGGTTTCACCGATGACGATATCTGGGATATCGGCGGGATAACGGCGTTCTTCGGCCTGTCGAACCGGCTGGTGAACATGGCTTCGATCCCGCCGAACCCCGAGTTCTATGCGATGGGGCGCTGAGCGCCTCTGGTCTTCGCCCATCCGCGCGGTCTAGGGTCTGGCAAGATCAGACAGAGGGCCAGCTAGGAGGAACGCGCGATGGGCGAGATCTTGATCCGGAGCGCCGAGGTGGTCGTCACGATGGACGGCGCCCGGCGCGAGTTGAAGGGCTCGGATCTGCTGCTGCGCGACGGCCAGATTGCAGCTGTCGGGCCAGGGCTGGAAAGCATGGGCGAGGTGGTCGAGGCCAAGGGCTGCGTCGTCACGCCGGGGCTCGTGAACACCCATCATCACCTCTATCAGACGCTGACCCGTGCGGTGCCGGGCGGGCAGGATGCGCTGCTCTTCGGCTGGCTGCAGACGCTCTACCCGATCTGGGCGAAGATGGGCCCCGAGGAGATCCGCGTCTCGGCGCAGGTCGGACTGGCGGAACTGGCGCTGACCGGCTGCACCACCAGTTCCGATCACCTCTACATGTATCCGAATGGCGCGCGGCTGGAGGACACGATCCACGCGGCGGCGGAACTGGGGTTGCGCTTCCATCCCACGCGCGGCGCGATGAGCATCGGCGAGAGCGATGGCGGCCTGCCACCCGATAGCCTGGTCGAGCGCGAAGAAGCGATCCTGAACGACTGCATCCGGATAGTCGACGCGTTCCACGATCCCAACGAAGGTTCGATGTGCCGGGTGGGGATCGCGCCCTGTTCGCCGTTTTCCGTCTCGCGCGAGCTGATGCGCGACGCGGCGCTGCTCGCGCGCGACAAGTGCGTTATGCTGCACACCCATCTTGCCGAGAATGATGAGGATATTTCCTACAGCTTGGAGCAGTTTGGCTGCCGGCCGGGGCAATATGCCGAAGATCTCGGTTGGACCGGCGAGGATGTCTGGCACGCGCATTGCGTGAAGCTGGATGCGGGCGAGATCGACCTGTTCGCGCGCACGCAGACCGGGGTTGCGCATTGTCCGTGCTCGAATTGCCGTCTGGGCTCGGGCATCGCGCCGGTGCGCCAGATGCGCGATGCGGGGGTTAAGGTGGCGCTTGGCGTCGATGGCTCGGCCTCGAACGATGCAGGGAGCCTCATCGGCGAGGCGCGCATGGCGATGCTGCTGCAGCGGGTACAAAACGGCGCCGACGCGATGGCCGCGCGCGAGGCGCTGGAGATCGCGACGCTAGGTGGCGCGCAGGTTCTGGGCCGTCCCGATTGCGGGATCCTCGCGCCGGGCAAGCGGGCAGATGTGGCAATCTGGGATGTCTCGGGGCTGGAGGCGGCAGGCGCGTGGGATCCGGTCGCGGCACTGGTACTCTGCGGGCCGCCCAAGGTGAAACACCTCTTCGTCGAGGGCCGTCAGGTGGTGCGCGACGGGCAGGTTGTGACGATCGACCTGCCGCGCGTGATCGAGACGCAGAACCGCCTCGCATCAGCGCTTATGGGCTGAATTTCTCGCGCCGCACGGCCCCGGCGGCGCTGGCGATCCGCAGCAGGCGGCGACGGTCGCCTGCAAGAGCAGACTCCATCAACCCCGAGAGGCCTCCGCGCGCCTTCAGATGCGGCGCGAGGTCGGAATGGCCGAGATCGGGGAAGATCAGGTGATCGACATTTGATGGGTGCGGGAAGGGCATCGCCTGCGCCAGATCGTCCTGCGCGCCGTGACACAGGATCGCCCAGCAGGTCGCGGGCGGAAGCGGAGTCGTCTCGCGCGCGAAGGTCGCGATCTGTCTCGTCCACTCGCTCCATCGAGCCTCCCCCGGCACGACGCCCGGTTTTACCGAGAATTGCGGAGACAATGCCAGCACCACGTCAACCGGGATCACCTCCGCTGCGACCAGCGCCGAGACCGCGCCCATCGACAGCCCAATGGCAGCGATCCGGGTCACGGGGCGGCGGCGCCGCACCTCTGTCAAGGCTGCACGCAGGGCAGGGGCGAAGCCAGGATCGTTCGTCCAGCTTCGGCTGTCGTCGCTGATGAACAGCGCCCGGCGTGGGAAGCCCGGCGTGCCGCGCCCCGTGGCGGTGGCGACGAATTCCGGTGCGGGCGGGCGGCTGGGATCGTGTCCGATCGAGGCGAAAGAGATGACCAGATCGTCGCCGCCACCGTCAAGTAAATCGACCGTGAAAGGCGCGCGGGCGTAGATCCTCTCGAAGCCGGGATCGGTCAATGCAGCCGCTTGCCCGCGACCCAAGTTCCCGCGATGGCGCGGTCGTCGCCCATCATGATCGTCGGGAAGATCGCCTCCCAGACGTCGTTCGCACGGTCGGCACGCTGCGAGATGGCAGGCGTCGAGGCGAGGTCGACCGCGATGAAATCCGCCTCCATTCCCGGCGCCAGCGCGCCGATCTTGTCGCTCATCCGCATCGACTTGGCGGAGCCTTGCGTCGCCAGCCACCAAAGCTGCGCGGGGTGCAGCGGCTGATGCGTCAGCTGGCCGATCTCGTAAGCTGCGGCCATGGTGCGCAGCATCGAGAAGCTCGACCCGCCGCCGGTATCGGTGGCCAGCCCGATCCGCTGCCCCTCGGCAAGACGTGTCGGCCAGTCGAACAGCCCCGAGCCGATGAAGGTGTTAGAGGTCGGGCAATGGATCAGCGCCGCGCCGACCTCCTTGATCCGGTCGGCTTCGCGCGGCTCCAGATGGATCGCGTGGCCATAAAGCGCGTTCTCGCCCAGTAGATCATAGGTCTCGTAGGTGTCGAGGTAATCGCGCGCGGTGGGATATAGCTCGCGGACCCATGCGATCTCGTCCACCTGCTCGCTCAGATGGGTTTGCATCAGGCAATCGGGATGTTCCGCCCAGAGCGCCCCCAGCGCGGCCAGCTGATCGGCCGACGAGGTGGGCGAGAAGCGCGGCGTGATGACATAGCTCAGCCGGTCCACGCCATGCCATTTCTGCAAGAGGACTCGGCTGTCGTCATAGGCCGATTGCGGCGTGTCGCGCAAAGCCTCCGGCGCGTTGCGGTCCATGCAGGTCTTGCCCGCCGCCGCCCGCATCCCGCGCGCCTTCGCGGCTGCGAAGAAGGCTTCGACGCTGACGGGATGGATCGTGCAATAGCTGCACATCGAGGTGGTGCCGTTCATCAGCGCCAGATCGAGATAGCGTGTCGCGATCTCTTCGGCATGGGCGGGATCGGCGAAGGAAATCTCCTCGGGGAAGGTGTAGGTGTTGAGCCAGTCGATCAGGCGCTTGCCCCAGCTCGCGACGATCGCGGTCTGCGGATAATGCACATGGGCGTCGACGAAGCCGGGCGACAGCAGATGATCGCCGTGATCGGTGATCTCGGCCTGCGGATGATCCTCGCGCAGGTCGTCCGCCTCGCCTACGGCGGCGATGAGGCCGCCCTCGACCAGCACGCCACCGCGCCGGCGATGTGCAACCACTTCGGGCCCTTCGACGAGCGCGTCGCCGCGATATTCCAGAACTTGCCCAAGATGCAG
It includes:
- a CDS encoding inner membrane-spanning protein YciB yields the protein MAEKKISPWVKAALDWGPLIVFFVAFNRLKDGTYAILGTDYSGFVVATALFIPLIAASTLILWALTRKISAMQIATLVLVLIFGGLSVWLNDPTFFKMKPTIIYLLFAGILGAGLIRGKAWLQLVMNEAIPMAHEGWMILTKRFVGLFLALAVANEIVWRTMSDEIWVDFKTFGLPIILIVFIMSQTKLFERHGIEKEEGDEAEK
- the ftsY gene encoding signal recognition particle-docking protein FtsY, encoding MSFFKKLKSRLTRSSSKLEQGLEDIVAENASSEDEVAETPEPSAPATPAETSPEAAPRSRAEPGPEPEPEPRHDETINLPDPTPPAPGYVPAPVTEPVEEEHAQIAKAPLDVEPAPERPNPEPKKPSLLGRIFGGGEAKPAEPRRVLDDEMLESLEELLIASDMGVDTALRVSANLAEGRMGRKLSVSEIKGLLAQEVARIMEPVAKPLPLYPKKPQVVLVVGVNGSGKTTTIGKLASQFRAAGKQVVIAAGDTFRAAAVEQLQVWGDRAGVPVLTAPEGSDPASLAYDAMKKAEAEGADLLMIDTAGRLQNRADLMEELAKIVRVIRKVDETAPHNTLLVLDATTGQNALQQVDVFRKISNVSGLVMTKLDGTAKGGVLVALADKFGLPIHAIGVGEQLDDLAPFDPEEFAQALVGLED
- a CDS encoding alkane 1-monooxygenase gives rise to the protein MSSEPDPQHVTQGNDPTRKRRLRGAFANLLRLSREIPGVDSFAVVTLLPVPLLLVAGVFGGLAAWAALVWIALCMFLLDEALKHPSPDAPEGSEFPAADALSTTLAVVHFVLLVLGVAAMSGHSMLEGPSWIAVWLAFGLFFGQVSNSNAHELIHRPDKRLFLLGKWVYISLLFGHHTSAHRLVHHRFVATPDDPNSAQLGEGFWSFAPRAWIGSFVGGYEMERNRFARLPAIDPKAPLSAQIKARIARLGPYPSYLLGGLWFAVLFGLLFGAEGVVAYILLCAYAQLQILLADYVQHYGLSRRRRGDGSFDPVDAHHSWDAPAPITSLWMLNAPRHSDHHAHPAREYPALRLGDLTEPQRPVLPRSLPAMAALALFPPLWRRVMDKRVKALQQDEPRGAEGASAR
- the purD gene encoding phosphoribosylamine--glycine ligase; its protein translation is MNILVLGGGGREHALAWAIKQNPKCDRLIVAPGNAGIAQIADCAAIDPSDAAAVLELCEANAIDFVVIGPEAPLAAGVADALRDQGILTFGPSAEAAKLEASKAFTKEICDACNAPTAAYARFTSAEGAKGYVREQGAPIVVKADGLAAGKGVIVAMTLDEAFNGIDEIFGGAFGSAGAEVVIEEFMEGEEASLFVLCDGENVLAVGGAQDHKRVGEGDTGPNTGGMGAYSPAPILSPEIEAKAMDEIVRPTVAEMAKRGTPFQGVLYAGLMIENGQPRLVEYNVRFGDPECQVLMLRLGAQALDLLLACAEGRLNEVQAQWAPDHAMTVVMAAQGYPGAYEKGSVIGGLDALPEDGSHMVFHAGTSEKDGKIVASGGRVLNVTARGASLQEARDRAYAMVDAIDWPEGFCRRDIGWRALN
- a CDS encoding EamA family transporter, with protein sequence MSDWIISVSGTETGKHLALGLALLAAFLHALFGALQKGRHDPWLSRAAIDASYGIIAAPFALFVVPWPEPYMWPIFVGVFFIHVGYKLLQAACYQRGAYTVVYPVVRGTGPLFAVIGAGIIFGEHFTIGQWAGVATLLAGIYGLAIYNLRNVTVDRETMVPALMLAVATGAFVALYTTYDAYGIRATADPFTFLAWFFFIDGWFMPIFTARRWTKLPSSEMVPLIKRGVIGAIVAYFSFGSIMLATRLDKVGEAAVLRETSTVFAALIGWLVLGEKVGPRRTALMALIAAGAVIVEIAGR
- a CDS encoding lysoplasmalogenase, with the protein product MMSAAPISLVIAAVFAAIYLVRHAGAGESSAKTLVKTASVVALIPMAAALGAPLAILAGLALGAAGDFALSRSGQRAFLIGMAAFAAGHLAYLIGFLEMGARPSAWTIPLIALGLSAEFWLMPRTGGLCWPVRAYIWIIVAMAAVAMGLPAGYLLVILGSLAFVLSDLILALEMFVLHDAGRKRIAARALWMLYWGGQALIGWGAGSGFAGG
- the xth gene encoding exodeoxyribonuclease III translates to MKIATFNINGIKARHQALVDWLKEAEPDVVLLQEIKSVDEGFPCELFEDLGYAVETHGQKGFNGVAILSKLPLEDVTRGLPGDEGDEQARWIEATVVGEKGAVRLCGLYLPNGNPVELDDAGRPVAGGKYAYKLAWMERMQARAEALLELEEPFVMAGDYNIIPQDEDAAKPEAWRGDALALPQSREAFRRILNLGFTEAFRARVQGPGHYSFWDYQAGAWQKNNGIRIDHLLLSPQAADLLRDVGIDKEIRGRDKPSDHVPVWITLDV